The DNA region CTTCTTTCCTGTTGAACTACCTTTCCTCCCCAGCAGCAATGGATTTTCTGAATTTactgttaatttttatgtattaatGATATATGAATAAATCTCTGAATAAGTATCTTGTATTGTTTTCATGTTCTAATATTATATGAATGATCCTAtgtgcaacttgcttttttcattcagtatTATTTTTGAGGTTTATTCATATTGATATTTCCATAACAATAACAACACCTTTTGTACCCTTTTTCgaggaaaaattaatttctttcttctaggaaagaaatggaaaattttattcaagccaacctGAGGGTTATAACCTGTGAGACAATCTTTCAGGAAGCTCTGAGGACTGTCCTGCCCTTTTGAGGTCTAAGCATAGTAATATATgtttttgagacaaagggttATATGTCAAATGACGTATtgttgacagtttacacaatccagatctataGTTACAAAGGGAGTAGTAGGTCATGGGTCATCTTGACTccttacaagattaagaaggaaggttatctcctaaggaggtTTGGTTAGTGCAGATACACAACACACactaaaggggagggaggaggcccaaacaggcagagaaaaactttatgtttaaatttttcttgtcttgccatagaatatgaattttatttcaccacCTTATATGCcaagacactgttctaagcactttgcttcatttaatccttagGCACAACCCTTGTaagttctttctgtctttttaagaagaggaaactgaggtacataTAGGTTGCTTTAGAATTCTGTTGTATGAGCATGccataatttattcatctattctcTTCATAGTCCTAATTCCTGAAACATTGCAGGTATTCAAATGCTAGTTAAAATAGTAAATGTGGTAGCAGTTGGGTTGCccataatttcaaaattatcagGATGTCTAATTTCTGAAAAGGCAAGAGGGGTGGGTATTTTAGGTTAATCAGCTAGAGGGAAAGCATAGAGGTTTAAGAGTGCATGGAATATATTTGATAACATTTATAATCTCACTATAGCTAAAATGTAGAATGCCTAGACAGCTGTGGTGAAAGAAACTTAGAACGGGCATTAATTTTTAAACCAACTctatccaaaatatcatttcagCATGTACTCAACATAAATTATATTGATGAGAtaacttacattctttttttttcctattaagtcTTTGGAATTGGGAATTATTTTACACTAGCTACATTTCAAACTGCTCAATAGACATGGGGCTAGTGACTACAGTATTAGATAGTGTAGAACTATTCTTACTTTGGGAACCACTGGAATATACCATTTGTTTTTCATGTAAAATCAACTGGTGAACTAAAAGAACAAACTAATATTTGGaggaatttttcttattttgtggcCTTTAATTGCTCAACTCTCCTTATGCTTTGGGTGCCTGCTACCTTTGTTGCTTTGTTTAACTGTGAAGTTTCTaacaatattatttcatttaccatattttatttggTTACCCACAAATGAGAGGTGACTTCATACCATTTTGTCATTACTGAAGGATGAGGTATCTGGCCACCAGAGGTCAGCCTAACTATATTTTGACCAGCTTGGGCAGGGGGGATTAATAACATGTTTTTGTTCAGTATTTTTGGAACATTatctgaaaagttaaaaaaaagatactagaTTACAAAAATGGCAGCCTTTGGAGTGGAAGCAAATATTTTCAACCATATATCCCATAAGatgttaatatcaaaaatatataaggacTCATATAATTCagtagcaaaaaaaataataataacctgctttaaaaatgagccaaggacctgaatagacatttttccagagaacaCCTACAAATGGCCAACATGTATATGAAAAGGAGCTCAACAtcgtaatcatcagggaaatgcaaatcaaaaccacaataaggtatcacttcacacctgtcaggatggctgttatcaaaaagtcagaagataacaagtgttggtgaggatgaggaCCCTTATATACACATTGGTgggaaacaatatggaggttcctcaaaaaagtaaaaatagagctatcatatgatccagcaatcccccttcttggtatatattcaaaggatAAAATTACTATCTCAAAGATatatctgcattcccatgtttattgcagcattattcacagtaaccaAGATACGGAaataatctaagtgtccatcaatgaatgaatgaataaagaagatgtgacatttatatacatacacaatttagtctttaaaaagaaggaaatcctgcaacTTACAACAACATGGGTCAACCTGGAGGACATTCTGCcatgtgaaataaaccagacacagaaagacaaataatgtatgatcccacttatatgtggaatcttaaaaagttgaactcatagtAATGAAGAGTAGAATGGGGGTTATCAGTGGCTAGCAGGTGGAGGAAATAGGTATCAAAGCATACAAACTTTCTGGAGACCTAATGTAcatcatggtgactatagttgatcatgtatacttgaaatttgctgagaatAGATCTCGAGTGTTATcatcacatgcaaaaaaaaaaaaatagtaactgaggtgatggatatgttaattagcttgattgtggtaaccatttcacAGTGAATACATATATCAAAGCATCACATTGTAcatgttaaatatatgtaatttgtcaatcatacctcgataaaactggtaaaaaaaaaaaaaaagatgctatatTAAGCTTAAATTCACTGCCTTTAGCTTACCTGTGTCTTGACTTTTGCTTTTAATGCTATAGGGAAAAGAATACATTGTAGCAACTAAACTAAGCAAACTAACTAATTCGTATGGTAAGGCTATTTCTGAAATTACAGGAAAATGGTTCTTTCAAAGTAAATTATGCATGGGAGTGTACAGAGTAAGTGGTTAATTCACTTTTGATATGAGGGTATTATTACTCAATGGAATGTAAAGAGGTAACAGTGATGGGTTCACTCTAGAATTTACATATGCCTTCAAAGAAACTTTGACTTATGTTTGCTTAACAAGAAAAAGTAGAGTGAGCCTTTTAAAGAATGCTTTGAGCAACATAATTACTGAGTATAGCCAGCCAATCAGTAATCATGCAAATGGAATCTGGTTGAaatgaaaatagtaaaaatataagaGGACAGAAGAATTAAAAGCTAACccctggagacttccctggtggtgcagtggttaagaatccgcctgccagtgcaggggacacaggttcgagccctggtccgggaagatcacacatgccagggagcaactaagcctgtgcgccacaactactgagcctgtgctctagagcccgggagccacaactactgagcccgtgctctgcaacaagagaagccaccacaaagagaagcccgagcaccacaacgaagagtagcccccactcgccgcactAAAGAAAGCCccgggcgcagcaacaaagacccaacacagccaaaattaattaattaagtaagtaattaattaattaaaaaagtaaacacctgtctcaataaaatacttaaggtacgttttaagttttccttttgttttcagaTTGAAGTAGGTAATAatattataaacttttaaaagtatttgcaCTCATGTTCTTAAAGATGAAGTTATAAGCAGTGACCTTTATATTGCTTTAGTAGCATTATCTTTGTtgatcttgtttaaaaaaattatttcatttgtctTTGTACAACATAGTACCAAATCACCTGAATATAATTTAGTAACTTCTGTCTCCCTAGAATAAAAGTGAAACATGCTTGTATAGTTACTTACAGCAGGCCTTCATCATTCTCTcattaatttttccaaaaaatttgCTAAGCCCCTAATACGTGCCAGACACTGCAGAGAACTAAATTAGATAAAGAATGAGTAGAAGCCAGAGAAATGTTTTTTAGAGGAATAGTACTGACATGAAACCAGACCATATCCACTTCAGTGTGTATTTGAAACTAGAGATGTTTACTAACTTTCATTTTGGAAGTCATTTCCTACATGATGGCATGAGTGGGATCTTgatattttggttttgcttttttcgTTTAGACCTATGCCTttagtccatccgtgttgctatGTATACTTCTAATGTGCTTTTAACACATGTTACTTGTCCACTCCTCCAGTGATGGAAGCCTGGAATGCTTCTATTTCTTTACCACCAAAGATGACTCCCCAGAGTACATGTTGGTCTTATGGAGAATTTCTCTGCTATATATACCCGAGTGGAATTCCTACATCATGAGTTGTGCAATAGTTTGACTAAGTAGTGCTGCCAGATTGCTCTTCAGAAAGGTTACCCCAGTCTGTAATCCCACCAGTAGTGCTGGTTTCTAAGGGAGTTCCTTTAGTCCCCTCATGAACACTTGGCATTTTCCAGCTTTCTAATTTTTACCAAAATAATAGAATAATGTGATATCTCTTTACACATCATATAGTTAATGGCCTAtggattttctcttctgtaaattgtATATGTTtgtcctttgtccatttctttattGAGATTGCTacctttttggttgttgttgtttgtagTTAACTTTGTTCTTGATGTGTTTAGTTCAGTccaaaaatattcattttgatgTGATTGAATTCATCATATTTTGGTCTTGTGCTTTATGTTTTTTTAAGAAGTGCTTCTCTGCCCCTAAGTCACAAAGATATTCTCCTGCATTATATTCTATTAACTATATAGTTTTACAATtctcatttaggtctttaacctgTCATGAGTCCTCCTTTGTATGTGGCATTATATAGgtatacagttttatttttcttcatgtaatGAGCCAGTTTTTACCAATATTATTATATACTAAATGCATTCATTCCCCCTTGATTTATGTGCCAACTTTACTGTATACTACATTCTTAAGTCTTATGTGGCTCTGTTTCTGAGCTTTGTTCCATTGGACTATTTGTTCTTAAACTAACCACCCTATTTTAATTTCTGTGGCTTCTGTAACGTGTAATAATATGTGTTAATATCCTGTAGGCCATgatatttattttactcttctGTTTAAATAGTTTGTTtagttatatgtggaattttattcTTAACATATTGGAATTGTataaattaatttggaaaaaagTTCTTTATAATATTCATTGTTCCATCCAAGAGCATGGAATGTCTGTTTTAAATCATCTATGTCCTTCATTAGAATTTTACAGTCTTCTTCATAGAGGTCTCGCATATTATTGATTAGTTCTTAAATcctttataggtttttttttttgcccctatTGTGCAAGTGATGTATGTAATACATTTCATGGTTAGTATTGCTGGTGTTAAGAGTGCCTGGGGTCAAATCCTGATTCTATCACTTAGTAGATATATGACCCTGGACAGGTAGCTTAaacctcatgtataaaatggggacaataaaagTACCTCTTACAGGATTGTTAGGGGaattttaaatgagttaacatttgtGCAGTTCCTAGAATAGTACCTGGAAAATTTTAAGTGCtatataaataaattagtgaATAGTCGTAGGTTAATCTCAGATCCAGGAACTTTGTTGAACTcttttattagctctaatagtttatAAGTTAGGCTTTTTTAATGTTAGATGACCATATCATCTGTAAATTAGtagttttatatctttttttccagttctcacaccttttttaaaataaaacattgattAGAACTTTAGTACTTTGTTACACAATATCAGTCCTTATCattatctaatttcattttttaaattaattaattaatttttggctgcgttgggtgtttgttgctgcgctcgggctttctctagttgcggcgaacgggggctattcttccttgtggagcacgggctctaggcgcgccggctctagagcgcaggctcagttgtcgtggcgcacgggcttagttgctccgcggtatgtgggatcttcctggaccacggatAGAACCCTTGTCCCTTGCATTGAGAGGCGGATTcctaacgactgcaccaccagggaattccctaatttcatttttaaagggaaTATATCTGAAGTTTCTCATTTAGGATATTTGCTGAAAGTTTTTCGTAGATAATTTTTACCTTGTTGAGAAAGTAACTTTCTCTTCCTAGTTTGGTAagagcattttgttttttaaaacataaataggtGTTGATCAAGAACCAAGAACGGTTAAATATCCATAGTTAATAAAActatctaatttattttattgctgtaGTGACATATTTATAAGTTTTATGAAGTTGAGATATTCTTGCTTTCCTATGATAAGCTGTACATGattatgacattctttttttctttaatacgcTATTACATTTTGTTAggtaatatttgaaatttttgcaAGTGAAATGAGCCTTATTCGCTTCATCTCTAGATTTggaattaatatattattatcctCATAAAAGTAGTTttatgctatttttcttttttctggaacaacttatataaaatatgtattaatttcctTGGAAGTTTAGTGGAACTCTCTTATAAAACCATTTGCACCTGGTGTTTTTAATAGGAGGTTGTTACCTTTTGAGTTTCTTTAATACTGGTCTGTTTTattcaagttatctatttcttcctgtacaaattttagtattttatattcttctagAATTTAGCCATTTTATCTCGGTTTTCACATTTTAGcatatattatgtttttaattttggggggtatttttaaatctctttcctGATAACTcactagttttgtttttcttattcataTTTTCAGAAAACCATCTTTCAGTTTTATCACTCTATTATTCTTTTATATACCATTTAATTTCtgcctttattatttcctttctgcttATTTTGCTGTTGCGCTTTTCCATTGTCTTGAATTGAATGCTTAACTTGTGCGTATTTAAACTTCCTTGTTTCCTCATCAATGTATTCAAAGCTATAAATTTCTTCTAGGTACTGGTTTGGCCATACCCCACAAATTTTTGCTTGTGGGGTTATATTATTCAGTTTTATATCTAATATcttttatgatttccattttattaattcaTGAGCTAGTTTCCTAACAGGATTACTTTTAACTAAcctttaatatttacttttattgcaTTATGGTTAGAGAATTTAGTCTAAATGAAATTGACCCTTTGGAATCTAGTTATACTTTATAACCTAATGCATgaactatttgtgtgtgtgtgtgtgtgtgtgtgtacttaatATCTGTTCTGTTTGGTATAGAGTTTTGTAtacttaaataatataatatctagggcctccctggtggcgcagtggttgagagtccgcctgccgatgcaggggatacgggttcgtgccccggtctgggaggatcccatatgccgcggagcggctgggcccgtgagccatggccgctgggcctgcgcgtccggagcctgtgctccgcaatgggggaggccacagcagtgagaggcccgcgtaccgcaaaaaataaaaaaaaataaaaataaaaaaatatatatatataatatctaaagtatattaatattttaactttttcagaATGCTTGTATCCCTGCTTATATTCCCCTGTCAGTTCTATTAGTTGTTACTAGAGAAATTTTGAGGATGTGCTTTTAGGGTCTTAGATGTTTATGATGAATGTATCAATTTCATTGTCTTCCTTTTACTAGTATTATCATCGATCTTTGTCCCTTATATTTTTTTGGCTTGAAATCTTTTTTGTTGGATATTAAGATTGTGTCCCAGCTTTATTCTGGTCCACAGTTACctgatacatattttttcatatttttagctTTGACCTTTTTTGGgtctttttgctttaaaatatcttttgttaGCAGCATATTGTtaaatcttgttttgttttgttgatccAGTCTGAGTGTCTGCCTTTTAATTGTCAATTTAAGCTGTTTGTATTCATTGTAACTCCTGCTATATTAAGATTTATACCTGCCATCTTCCCTCATTATCTGTTGAGTATGGTCATAGGACCACAACCTCTGGGGTCCCAGCAAGAGTTCTAACGTATAGAACTCTACAACCAGCACAGGTCCCCTAGAACTAATCCCAACAAGCACctctaaagattaaaaaagataTCTTTTATAGCTCCCTATTTGCAGTTTGGGGCATAAGGGATCTGCTTTTGCAGAAGTAATTTCCTGGGCTAGAACTGCATGATAAAAAACAAACTAGCCCAGATATGTACCAACAAAAGATTAAAGTGGCCCCAGGCTCTCCTTCCCAATTTTGTCATGGTAGGGTCCATTCCCAGTAGGAAACTCTGCCTAAACCTATGTGCTAGAGATGGGAAAGCTGATACGGCTTCTTGCTCAACATCATGTGCTTGGATAGTCTGTGAAGTTAGATGGATAATAATGTTACCCAGTGCTTTCAGGCTTTAATATCATGTCTCTAGTCTTCTCATTCACAGGTTAAGGCTACCTTTCCAGATAGTCCAACAACTAAGTCACCAGTTCCCAAGGACATTTGCACCACCTATGGAAAACATCGGATCCGTGCACACCAGACAGATCCTTGACAACTCGTCCCACCATCCCCCTGCACAAAAGTTGCTGCACCAGCGGACAAAGAAGGCGACCACTGAGTTTCTTTTCATTACAAAATAGATATAATATCCCTGCCAGCAAAAAAGAGTACACAAAGTGTCTCTTCATAATTTCACAACCAGTTGAGACCATGCTAAGAAAATCAGCTTGCCTAGATGAGGACCCCTTCTCTTCCTGGGTAGCCAGGATTTGAAGGAGAGACTCTGACCTGTGCCACTGGTAAGTGACTAAATTTTACACACTGAACTCATCCTGAGAACTGAGCTGTCTTCTTtgtaagtgaagaatatacaacATAATCTTGAAGAACTGCACAGTGGTGAGAGCCAGAGGCatactgtgtgtgtgtaacagACTGAGAAACAGACAAATGAATCCTATTGAAAGGATTTCTCATCTTCTGCTTCTATTTGCCAGTGTTAGTGTTTTACTGGCTTAGATTGTTACCTTTTTCTGGTACCTTTTTTTCTATACTGTTGTTCTATTCTAATGGGTCCTAGAAATCCCTCTCCTGACCCCTTATCAGAATCAGAaagtgaggaagaagaaaatgctaACTACCTAAATGAGAGTTCTGGGGAAGAGTGGGATTCCTCTGAAGAAGAGGACCCTGTGGTGCCCAACCTAACACCTCTTGAGAGTCTTGCCTGGCAGGTTAAgtgccttttaaaatattctacaaCTTGGAAACCTTTAAATCCTAATTCCTGGTTGTATCATGCTAAACTCTTGGATGCTAGCACACCAGTCCATATACTACGAGAGATAGGACTAAGACTCTCCCATTGCTCCCATTGTGTACCCAAACTGGAACCAATTCCTGAATGGCCTCCTCTAGCTTCTTGTGGAGTCCCACCTTTTCAAAAGCCCCTTATGAGTCCCAGCCGGCTTTCTAGAGATCATGCCACTCTAAATGGGGCACTGCAGTTTGCCACCAAACAGTTAAGCCGAACATTGAGTAGAGCCACTCCCATACCTGAGTACCTAAAACAAATTCCTAATTCATGTGTTTCTGGTTGTTGCTGTGGCTGGTTAACTAAAACAGTTAAGGAAACAACCCGCACTGAACCCATCAACACTACTTACTCCTACACTGACTTCCAAAAGGCAGTTAACAAACTCCTAACTGCATCACTATAAAGATCCACCATTCCTTCTCATATCTCTCGTGTTGCCAGTTGAGAAAGGAATACAGTTACACAGCCCACAGTTGAGGAACTAACAAACATCTTCTCAACCAAACTGTCCTGATATGCCAAAATACGATCAAGTATTGAATATAATACCCAAGAGTCCTGTAACTCAACTACAGAAGATGTGCATTGTGAGCATTCACTTTGAAAGACCCTGTGGTTAAAATGAGAACTTCAGTAGAGAATTAGTCAAAAGGGACCTTATTACAAGAGATAAGTTGACTATTCTCCACACTTAATTCTCACCGCAGTTTACTGTGCCTGTCTAATGGACTTAACTAGATACCTAATTATTaatgggaaggaaaaggaggCCACTACCCCGTTTGTCACCCAACCTTCAGAATAGCCATTGTGGAAAGTGGTAAGTTAGCTATTCCCAGTAACACCTTTCTGAGCATACTTTTCTCTGATACTCACTTTTAGGGAGGTAGCTGAGTTAAATTGAATAACTAGATAAAAGAAAATGGTGGGAATATGGATTTATCTCCCACTTTTTATATTGGTAGACCTACATATGGCACCCTTTAGGAGTTCCTATTTCGGGGGGAGGGAGTGCAGTAGTGTAGTAGTAGCCTACACTGCTCCAAACCTATTATGGAACCTGCCGTTACAGCATAAACATTTTATAGGCTCCCACCAGGCGGTCTCTAGCTAAAGTGGCTTATAAGATCATACCTGGGGATTAAACAGACACCTGTTCTGTAGGCAGTACATTTCCTGCATCTTGGCATCCAGACCTTAGTCAAGAGCAAATAAAACCCATTCCAAAGACCAATGGGAAAAAATTAAGAGAGGATTTATGTTAGTGGATTAAAGTATTTCATCTGTATGATGTTCCCTGGAGCAGTACTTCATGCACTTTCCACACCCACTGCAAACTTTTCAGGAACTTTACTGCAGAAAATCTCAGCCTAATACAGTCTAAAGTTGAAGATTTTTTTAGCACCATTGTTTTTCTACATCtagctttagattttttttctggctgaataGAAAGCATATGTACCCTTGTAAATGAATCTTGCTGTGTTTATTTAGATGAGTCAAAACGTAGAAATCAACATACATAAA from Mesoplodon densirostris isolate mMesDen1 chromosome 1, mMesDen1 primary haplotype, whole genome shotgun sequence includes:
- the DCAF16 gene encoding DDB1- and CUL4-associated factor 16 yields the protein MGPRNPSPDPLSESESEEEENANYLNESSGEEWDSSEEEDPVVPNLTPLESLAWQVKCLLKYSTTWKPLNPNSWLYHAKLLDASTPVHILREIGLRLSHCSHCVPKLEPIPEWPPLASCGVPPFQKPLMSPSRLSRDHATLNGALQFATKQLSRTLSRATPIPEYLKQIPNSCVSGCCCGWLTKTVKETTRTEPINTTYSYTDFQKAVNKLLTASL